The Caballeronia sp. SL2Y3 genome includes a window with the following:
- a CDS encoding malonate decarboxylase holo-ACP synthase, which produces MTSPPHEPRPHDLLALSPAAPPFPDARSWVEASLTRAPFVVVRRAPRMGSAIAVGIRGTTRSERFGTWVEARDIECVLTPEALRLREPAASRRDMPAFALLRAVAPIFDASGLAWGPAGSTGFELASGQPTVTASSDLDVIVRAPEPLSHADASRLLDALSHEARCVGTRIDVQIETTDAAFSLADYARQNVRVLLRHADGPRLAADPWAVP; this is translated from the coding sequence ATGACCTCCCCGCCGCACGAACCGCGCCCGCACGACTTGCTGGCCTTGTCCCCGGCTGCCCCGCCCTTTCCCGACGCTCGCTCGTGGGTCGAAGCATCGCTCACTCGCGCGCCGTTCGTCGTCGTGCGGCGCGCGCCGCGCATGGGTAGCGCCATCGCCGTCGGCATACGCGGGACGACGCGCAGCGAGCGATTCGGCACGTGGGTCGAGGCGCGTGACATCGAGTGCGTGCTGACGCCCGAAGCATTGCGGCTGCGCGAGCCCGCCGCATCGCGCAGAGACATGCCGGCCTTCGCGCTGTTGCGCGCCGTCGCGCCGATCTTCGACGCTTCGGGACTCGCCTGGGGCCCCGCCGGAAGCACGGGCTTCGAACTGGCGAGCGGCCAGCCGACGGTCACGGCAAGCAGCGATCTCGACGTGATCGTGCGAGCGCCCGAGCCGCTCTCGCACGCCGATGCGTCGCGTCTCTTGGATGCGCTCTCGCACGAAGCGCGCTGCGTCGGCACGCGTATCGACGTGCAAATCGAAACGACGGACGCCGCGTTCTCGCTTGCCGACTATGCCCGGCAAAACGTCCGCGTGCTGCTCCGTCACGCGGACGGTCCACGTCTCGCCGCCGATCCGTGGGCCGTGCCATGA
- the mdcA gene encoding malonate decarboxylase subunit alpha, with product MNSSPSADALTPSRSWNTRAQEKARRLKLIEPWLDGPVLDSERIVDALHALIVTGDRVALEGNNQKQADFLSRAFARLDPERVHDVHLLISSISRPEHLTLFEQGIARKVDFAYAGPQSLRVAQLLEDGLLEIGAIYTYIELYARMFIDLTPNVALVCAEKADRHGNLYTGANTEDTPTIVEAAAFRHGIVIAQVNEIVDELPRVDIPGSWVDVIVKADRPFAVEPLFTRDPRHIGELQILMAMMTIRGIYARYGVTSLNHGIGFDTAAIELLLPTYGESLGLKGKVCTHWALNPHPTLIPAIESGWVESVHCFGSEVGMEKYIAARPDVFFTGRDGSLRSNRVFCQLAGQYGVDLFIGSTLQMDADANSSTVTLGRLAGFGGAPNMGHDPRGRRHSSEAWLKLLKNDGPNPAIARGHKLVVQTAETYKKGGEPTIVDALDAIAVGEKSRMPIAPVMIYGDDVTHVVTEEGIAYLHAAEGIDERRAALAAVAGVTPIGMRADANKTAELRRRGIVAFPEDLGVRRGDAKRSLLAARSIDDLVAWSGGLYAPPARFRSW from the coding sequence ATGAATTCGTCCCCTTCCGCCGATGCCCTCACGCCATCCCGAAGCTGGAACACGCGCGCCCAGGAAAAAGCGCGCCGCCTGAAGCTGATCGAGCCGTGGCTCGACGGTCCGGTGCTCGACAGCGAACGCATCGTGGACGCGCTGCATGCGTTGATCGTCACGGGCGACCGCGTCGCGCTCGAAGGGAACAACCAGAAGCAGGCGGATTTTCTGTCGCGCGCCTTCGCGCGGCTCGATCCCGAGCGCGTGCACGACGTGCATCTGCTGATTTCGAGCATCAGCCGGCCCGAGCATCTGACGCTCTTCGAACAGGGCATCGCGCGCAAGGTCGATTTCGCCTATGCCGGCCCGCAGAGCCTGCGCGTCGCGCAACTGCTGGAAGACGGGCTGCTCGAAATCGGCGCGATTTATACGTACATCGAACTGTACGCGCGCATGTTCATCGATCTGACGCCGAACGTCGCGCTCGTCTGCGCGGAGAAGGCGGACCGCCACGGCAATCTGTACACCGGCGCGAACACCGAAGACACGCCGACCATCGTGGAAGCGGCCGCGTTCCGGCATGGCATCGTGATCGCGCAGGTCAACGAAATCGTCGACGAACTGCCGCGCGTCGATATTCCCGGCTCGTGGGTCGACGTGATCGTGAAGGCGGACCGGCCGTTCGCCGTCGAGCCGCTTTTCACGCGCGATCCGCGCCATATCGGTGAGCTGCAAATCCTGATGGCGATGATGACGATTCGCGGCATCTACGCGCGCTACGGCGTCACGTCGCTGAACCACGGCATCGGCTTCGACACGGCGGCCATCGAACTGCTTCTGCCGACGTACGGCGAATCGCTCGGCCTGAAGGGCAAGGTCTGCACGCACTGGGCGCTCAATCCGCACCCGACGCTGATTCCCGCCATCGAAAGCGGCTGGGTCGAAAGCGTGCACTGCTTTGGCAGCGAGGTCGGCATGGAGAAGTACATCGCGGCGCGCCCGGACGTGTTCTTCACCGGACGCGACGGCAGCCTGCGCTCGAATCGCGTGTTCTGTCAGCTTGCGGGACAGTATGGCGTCGATCTCTTCATCGGCTCGACCTTGCAGATGGACGCTGACGCGAATTCATCGACCGTCACGCTCGGACGGCTCGCGGGCTTCGGCGGCGCGCCGAACATGGGCCACGATCCGCGCGGACGCCGACATTCGAGCGAGGCGTGGCTCAAGCTCCTGAAAAACGACGGCCCGAATCCGGCCATCGCACGGGGACACAAGCTCGTCGTGCAGACCGCCGAGACGTACAAGAAAGGCGGCGAGCCGACCATCGTGGATGCGCTCGACGCCATCGCCGTCGGCGAAAAGAGCCGCATGCCGATCGCGCCCGTGATGATCTACGGCGACGACGTCACGCATGTGGTGACGGAAGAAGGCATCGCCTACCTGCACGCGGCCGAAGGCATCGACGAACGGCGCGCGGCGCTCGCCGCCGTGGCCGGCGTGACGCCCATCGGCATGCGCGCCGATGCGAACAAGACGGCCGAGCTGCGGCGGCGCGGCATCGTCGCGTTCCCGGAAGACCTCGGCGTGCGGCGCGGCGACGCGAAACGCTCGCTCCTCGCCGCGCGCAGCATCGACGATCTCGTCGCGTGGTCGGGCGGTCTGTATGCGCCGCCCGCGCGCTTCAGAAGCTGGTGA
- a CDS encoding GntR family transcriptional regulator, translating into MSTNLSSQAASFRDAQFEPRQSTSRFIADALRAAIVEGSLTPGEPLRQDAIARQFSVSAIPVREAFRQLESEGWVKIEPNRGAAVSPQSADEAREIYEIRASLESLAIGIAIAHHTPDTLAECKRLLEAAENEPDPALYVMRNEQFHTSLYAPANRPHLMELIGQMHRRGVRYLRLKLGLPIHKDSSDAEHRAIFDALAARDIEAAQTLVARHLLATGELIHRFLADAQALAATKEVKNKRRARASAAQSSRTSSRQADR; encoded by the coding sequence ATGTCGACAAATCTCTCTTCACAAGCGGCTTCGTTTCGCGACGCGCAGTTCGAGCCGCGCCAGAGCACCTCGCGCTTCATCGCGGATGCGTTGCGCGCCGCCATCGTCGAAGGCTCGCTCACGCCCGGCGAGCCGCTGCGTCAGGATGCGATCGCCCGGCAGTTCTCGGTGAGCGCGATACCCGTGCGCGAAGCCTTCCGGCAACTGGAAAGCGAAGGCTGGGTAAAGATCGAGCCGAATCGCGGCGCCGCGGTCAGCCCGCAATCGGCGGACGAAGCGCGCGAGATCTACGAGATTCGCGCATCGCTCGAAAGTCTCGCCATCGGCATCGCCATCGCGCACCACACGCCGGACACGCTCGCGGAATGCAAACGGCTGCTCGAAGCCGCCGAGAACGAGCCGGACCCCGCGCTCTACGTCATGCGCAACGAGCAGTTCCATACGAGCCTGTACGCGCCGGCTAATCGCCCGCATCTGATGGAGCTGATCGGCCAGATGCATCGGCGCGGCGTGCGGTATCTGCGTCTCAAGCTCGGCTTGCCGATCCACAAGGATTCCTCCGATGCCGAGCACCGCGCGATCTTCGATGCGCTCGCCGCACGCGACATCGAAGCTGCGCAGACGCTCGTCGCACGCCACTTGCTCGCGACGGGCGAGCTGATTCACCGCTTTCTCGCCGATGCGCAGGCGCTCGCTGCAACGAAAGAGGTGAAAAACAAGCGCCGCGCGCGTGCTTCCGCCGCTCAATCCTCACGAACGTCTTCCCGACAGGCCGACCGATGA
- a CDS encoding biotin-independent malonate decarboxylase subunit beta: MNAHDTFLARHSFIEMTARERARALLDAGTYRELLGPFDRLESPWLAMQNIVCQSDDGAVIARGTLGGEPAVIAAIEPAFQGGSIGEVSGAKIAAALELALGELEAGRAIRPVILFETGGVRLQEANLGLAAIAEIQAAIVALRRHVPVVGVIGGMVGCFGGMSLAAALCTELVMTRQARLGMNGPEVIEQEAGIEELDAGDRRLIWSMIGGEERVAVGLADTLVEDDTAQVRDAVLAAFARGMPARHRSEDVDGFIERLARVNPDAIDPDTLRALWNQTRGLQR, translated from the coding sequence ATGAATGCACACGACACGTTTCTCGCGCGGCACAGCTTCATCGAAATGACGGCGCGCGAACGCGCCCGCGCCTTGCTCGATGCGGGCACGTACCGCGAACTGCTCGGCCCGTTCGACCGCCTCGAATCGCCGTGGCTCGCCATGCAGAACATCGTCTGCCAGTCCGACGACGGCGCGGTGATCGCACGCGGCACGCTCGGCGGCGAGCCGGCCGTCATCGCGGCCATCGAGCCGGCGTTTCAGGGCGGCAGCATCGGCGAAGTCTCGGGCGCGAAGATCGCGGCCGCGCTCGAACTTGCGCTCGGCGAACTCGAAGCGGGTCGCGCGATTCGTCCGGTGATCCTCTTCGAAACCGGCGGCGTGCGCTTACAGGAGGCGAACCTCGGCCTCGCGGCGATCGCGGAGATTCAGGCGGCTATCGTCGCGCTGCGGCGGCATGTGCCGGTGGTCGGCGTGATCGGCGGGATGGTCGGCTGCTTCGGCGGCATGTCGCTCGCTGCGGCCCTGTGCACGGAACTCGTGATGACGCGGCAGGCGCGGCTCGGCATGAACGGCCCGGAAGTGATCGAGCAGGAAGCGGGCATCGAGGAACTGGACGCCGGAGATCGCCGGCTCATCTGGTCGATGATCGGCGGCGAAGAGCGCGTGGCGGTCGGGCTGGCGGATACGCTCGTCGAAGACGATACGGCGCAGGTTCGCGACGCGGTGCTCGCGGCGTTCGCGCGGGGCATGCCGGCGCGGCATCGCAGCGAGGACGTGGACGGGTTCATCGAACGCCTTGCGCGCGTGAATCCGGATGCGATCGATCCCGACACGCTGCGCGCGCTGTGGAACCAGACTAGAGGATTGCAACGATGA
- the mdcE gene encoding biotin-independent malonate decarboxylase subunit gamma — MSTINAMTSRGACWLDALTTAPADAESGPVRARDGELDGAAARFIAVVPDPHNRFPRATENVVGLEQGWLLARAVREVIDADRDAESRRPIVAIVDVKSQAYGRREELLGIHLACAAAVDAYASARLAGHPVIALIVGPAMSGAYLAHGYQANRIVALDASGTAVHAMGKEAAARVTRRSVESLDALGDTVLPMSYKMSAYAKLGLLHELIEGVNADAPSEADIERVKASLAAAVVDARGGPRDLSNRLASADAKRTRAASVEVRRRMREQWER, encoded by the coding sequence ATGAGCACGATCAACGCCATGACTTCGCGCGGCGCGTGCTGGCTGGATGCGCTAACGACGGCACCTGCCGACGCCGAAAGCGGCCCGGTCCGCGCGCGCGACGGCGAACTGGATGGCGCTGCGGCGCGCTTCATCGCCGTGGTGCCCGATCCGCACAACCGCTTCCCGCGCGCGACCGAGAACGTGGTCGGGCTCGAACAGGGCTGGCTGCTCGCGCGCGCGGTGCGCGAGGTGATCGACGCCGACCGCGACGCCGAGTCCAGGCGGCCTATCGTCGCCATCGTCGATGTGAAGAGCCAGGCGTACGGACGGCGCGAGGAGTTGCTCGGCATCCATCTCGCGTGCGCCGCCGCGGTGGATGCCTACGCGAGCGCGCGGCTCGCCGGGCATCCGGTGATCGCGCTGATCGTCGGGCCGGCGATGTCGGGCGCGTATCTCGCGCACGGCTATCAGGCGAACCGGATCGTCGCTCTCGATGCGTCGGGCACGGCGGTGCACGCCATGGGCAAGGAAGCGGCGGCGCGCGTCACGCGGCGCAGCGTCGAGAGCCTCGATGCGCTCGGCGATACGGTCTTGCCGATGTCGTACAAGATGAGCGCGTACGCGAAGCTCGGACTGCTGCACGAACTGATCGAAGGCGTGAATGCGGATGCGCCTTCAGAGGCGGATATCGAACGCGTCAAGGCATCGCTGGCTGCGGCGGTTGTAGATGCGCGTGGCGGACCGCGCGATTTATCGAACCGGCTGGCGTCGGCGGATGCGAAGCGCACGCGGGCGGCGTCGGTGGAAGTGCGGCGGCGGATGCGCGAGCAATGGGAGCGGTGA
- a CDS encoding MFS transporter, giving the protein MPSTLDRPISAMRATRTPLNRSQITGFWGAWAGWTLDGMDSFIYALVLAPALTELLPRSGYAATPANVGLAGSILFALFLVGWGLSFIWGPLADRFGRTKVLAATIFTFAIFTGLAATAHTVWALGIYRFFAGVGIGGEWALAGTYVAEAWPEDRRKMGAGYLQTGYYAGFFLAAALNYTIGAAFGWRAMFLVGLFPVVVSILVLTRVKETDKWERAEATAAPAVKHQSPLRAIFSAQYRKRTIVAAVLLTVAIIGLWAGAVYEPSAVIQLATRAGMSKPEAARMASIATGLLSIGTIIGCLALPPMAERIGRRKTLAVYFVGMAASIALSFGWAFYLNNGLVPFIALLFVLGFFGGNFALFSLWLPEQFETRVRATAFAFCTSIGRFFGAIVNFGIGAMVLNMKTLGVPIALTGIAFLIGLAVIPFAPETKGQELPN; this is encoded by the coding sequence ATGCCAAGCACGCTAGATCGACCGATCAGCGCCATGCGCGCCACGAGGACACCGCTCAACCGTTCGCAAATCACCGGCTTCTGGGGCGCATGGGCGGGCTGGACGCTCGACGGGATGGACTCGTTCATTTACGCGCTCGTGCTCGCGCCGGCGCTGACCGAGCTGCTGCCGCGCTCCGGCTATGCCGCGACGCCCGCGAACGTCGGTCTCGCCGGATCGATTCTTTTCGCGCTGTTTCTGGTCGGATGGGGACTGTCGTTCATCTGGGGGCCGCTCGCCGACCGCTTCGGGCGCACCAAGGTGCTCGCAGCGACCATCTTCACGTTCGCCATCTTCACCGGGCTGGCCGCCACCGCGCACACGGTCTGGGCGCTCGGCATCTACCGCTTCTTCGCCGGCGTCGGCATAGGCGGGGAGTGGGCGCTCGCCGGGACCTACGTCGCGGAAGCATGGCCGGAAGACCGCCGCAAAATGGGCGCGGGCTATCTGCAAACCGGCTACTACGCGGGCTTTTTTCTCGCGGCGGCGCTGAACTACACCATCGGCGCGGCGTTCGGCTGGCGCGCGATGTTTCTCGTCGGGCTGTTTCCGGTCGTCGTGTCGATTCTCGTGCTGACGCGCGTCAAGGAAACCGACAAGTGGGAGCGCGCCGAAGCCACGGCGGCACCCGCGGTCAAGCATCAGAGTCCGCTGCGCGCCATTTTCTCGGCGCAGTATCGCAAGCGCACCATCGTCGCGGCCGTGCTGCTGACGGTGGCGATCATCGGGCTGTGGGCCGGCGCGGTGTATGAACCGTCGGCGGTCATTCAGCTTGCGACGCGCGCCGGCATGAGCAAGCCCGAAGCCGCGCGCATGGCGTCGATCGCGACGGGGCTCTTGTCCATCGGCACGATCATCGGCTGTCTCGCGCTGCCGCCGATGGCCGAGCGCATCGGCCGGCGCAAGACGCTCGCGGTGTACTTCGTCGGCATGGCGGCGTCCATCGCGCTGTCGTTCGGCTGGGCGTTCTATCTGAACAACGGGCTCGTGCCGTTCATCGCGCTTCTGTTCGTGCTCGGCTTCTTCGGCGGCAACTTCGCGCTCTTCAGCCTCTGGCTCCCCGAGCAGTTCGAGACCCGCGTGCGGGCGACGGCGTTCGCTTTCTGCACGTCGATCGGGCGTTTCTTCGGCGCGATCGTGAACTTCGGGATCGGCGCGATGGTTCTGAACATGAAGACGCTCGGCGTGCCGATCGCGCTCACGGGCATTGCGTTTTTGATCGGCCTCGCGGTCATTCCGTTCGCGCCGGAAACGAAGGGCCAGGAACTGCCCAACTGA
- a CDS encoding M48 family metalloprotease, whose protein sequence is MKHVRIAIAASAASAAFALASCGNVANLSPDTLLQSGQMATQAFTLSDADVRQLSDKSCAEMDAQNKIAPASSAYAQRLNRISKQLGDNINGVPVNYKVYITKDVNAWAMANGCVRVYSGLMDMMNDDEVRGVVGHEMGHVALGHTKKAMQVAYATSAARSVASSAGGVVGSLSASQLGDLSEKFVNAQFSQSQESAADDYSFDMQKKKGYSPAGLVTAFQKLAALDGGKSSMLSSHPSSPSRAKHIEERLAAK, encoded by the coding sequence ATGAAACACGTTCGCATTGCAATCGCAGCCTCCGCAGCATCCGCAGCCTTCGCGCTCGCTTCCTGTGGCAACGTCGCCAACCTGAGCCCGGACACGCTGCTGCAATCCGGCCAGATGGCCACGCAAGCGTTCACGCTCAGCGACGCCGACGTGCGCCAGCTCTCCGACAAGTCGTGCGCCGAGATGGATGCGCAGAACAAGATCGCGCCGGCGTCCAGCGCATACGCGCAGCGCCTGAACCGCATCTCGAAGCAGCTCGGCGACAACATCAACGGCGTGCCGGTGAACTACAAGGTGTACATCACGAAGGATGTCAATGCATGGGCGATGGCCAACGGCTGCGTGCGCGTCTATAGCGGCCTGATGGACATGATGAACGACGACGAAGTGCGCGGCGTGGTCGGCCATGAAATGGGCCACGTGGCGCTCGGCCACACGAAGAAGGCGATGCAGGTGGCCTATGCGACATCGGCGGCGCGCTCGGTGGCGTCGTCGGCGGGCGGCGTGGTCGGCAGCCTGTCGGCATCGCAGCTCGGCGATCTCTCGGAAAAGTTTGTCAACGCGCAGTTCTCGCAGTCGCAGGAAAGCGCCGCCGACGATTATTCGTTCGATATGCAGAAGAAGAAGGGCTACAGCCCGGCGGGACTCGTCACCGCGTTCCAGAAGCTCGCGGCGCTGGATGGCGGGAAGTCGAGCATGCTGAGTTCTCACCCGTCGTCGCCGTCGCGGGCGAAGCATATCGAGGAGAGGCTTGCGGCGAAGTGA
- a CDS encoding malonate decarboxylase subunit delta gives MENMRYEYPAKRPVTRRAHVGVVGSGDLEVLLTPSQTANAEVVIRTSVDGYEHVWKSVLDRFFQRYDGAAKFELNDFGATPGVVMLRLSEAAEASDAQEQGEAR, from the coding sequence ATGGAAAACATGCGATACGAATACCCCGCGAAACGGCCCGTCACGCGCCGCGCGCACGTCGGCGTGGTCGGATCGGGCGATCTCGAAGTGCTGCTCACGCCATCGCAGACGGCCAACGCGGAAGTGGTGATCCGCACGAGCGTCGACGGCTACGAGCACGTATGGAAAAGCGTGCTCGACCGCTTCTTCCAGCGCTACGACGGTGCCGCGAAATTCGAACTCAACGACTTCGGCGCGACGCCCGGCGTCGTGATGCTGCGCCTTTCGGAAGCGGCAGAAGCCAGCGACGCGCAGGAACAGGGAGAGGCGCGATGA
- a CDS encoding triphosphoribosyl-dephospho-CoA synthase — MTAALPLLRDDGCRSARAAPAPVIAELAVDALIAEARLTPKPALVDERGSGAHRDLDLDTMLRSAHALHPTFLAIARAASGVAPSQALRERLARIGREGEAAMLRATGGSNAHRGAIWIVGLLCAGAAMHAPGDSEAICASAACIARYDDRFAPASAKASHGARVTARFRVAGARGEAREGFPHALRMGLPALADARRRGLSDTHARLDALVAIMASLDDTCLLHRGGMEALAVAKDGARCVIDHGGLAHAAGRAALARLDADLLALNASPGGAADLLAATLFLDSLGQSS; from the coding sequence ATGACCGCCGCCCTTCCCCTCCTTCGCGATGACGGGTGCCGGAGCGCGCGCGCCGCGCCTGCGCCTGTCATCGCCGAGCTCGCCGTCGATGCGCTGATCGCCGAGGCGCGTCTCACGCCGAAGCCCGCGCTCGTCGACGAACGCGGCAGCGGCGCGCATCGCGATCTCGATCTCGACACGATGCTGCGCTCGGCGCACGCGCTGCATCCGACGTTTCTCGCCATCGCGCGGGCCGCGTCGGGCGTGGCGCCGTCGCAGGCGTTGCGCGAACGGCTCGCGCGCATCGGCCGCGAAGGCGAAGCCGCGATGCTGCGCGCGACCGGCGGCAGCAATGCGCATCGCGGCGCGATCTGGATCGTCGGCTTGTTGTGCGCGGGCGCCGCGATGCATGCGCCCGGCGACAGCGAGGCGATCTGCGCGTCGGCGGCGTGCATCGCGCGCTACGACGACCGCTTCGCGCCCGCGTCCGCAAAGGCGAGCCACGGCGCACGCGTGACGGCGCGCTTTCGTGTCGCGGGCGCGCGCGGCGAAGCGCGCGAGGGCTTTCCGCACGCGTTGCGAATGGGCTTGCCGGCGCTCGCCGATGCGCGCCGCCGCGGCCTCTCCGACACTCACGCGCGGCTCGACGCGCTCGTCGCCATCATGGCCTCGCTCGACGATACGTGCCTCTTGCATCGCGGCGGCATGGAAGCGCTCGCCGTCGCGAAAGACGGCGCGCGGTGCGTGATCGACCACGGCGGGTTGGCGCATGCAGCGGGACGCGCGGCGCTCGCGCGGCTCGACGCGGACTTGCTGGCGCTGAACGCATCGCCGGGCGGCGCGGCCGACCTGCTTGCCGCCACGCTCTTTCTCGACAGCCTCGGGCAATCGTCCTGA
- the mdcH gene encoding malonate decarboxylase subunit epsilon yields MIAYLFPGQGAQTPGFLHRMGGEKPHPAIARTIAEASAILGQDVLSLDDANALASTVAVQIALTVAGVAATRALAEEGIEPHAVAGLSVGAYGAAVACGAIAFDDALRLVRLRATLMQDAYPRGYGMLAILGLNEREVAGVIEKVREEARADAYIGNLNAPRQIVVSGSNQALDAVREAALARGARKADRLAVSVPSHCVLLDDAAVRLAEAADKVRFVAPRIAYVGNRGARALGRADAIREDLATNLRYPVRWHDSTIALAERGANVFVEMPPGRTLTQLLAEALPDVPGIAMDASPVASTAARVRAACRRADE; encoded by the coding sequence ATGATCGCGTATCTCTTCCCGGGACAAGGCGCGCAGACGCCGGGCTTTTTGCATCGCATGGGCGGCGAGAAGCCGCATCCGGCTATCGCGCGCACGATCGCCGAGGCGTCGGCCATTCTCGGTCAGGACGTGCTCTCGCTGGACGACGCGAACGCGCTCGCATCGACCGTCGCGGTGCAGATCGCGCTGACCGTGGCGGGCGTCGCAGCCACGCGGGCGCTCGCTGAAGAAGGCATCGAACCGCACGCCGTCGCGGGCTTGTCCGTCGGCGCGTACGGCGCGGCCGTCGCCTGCGGCGCGATTGCTTTCGACGACGCGTTGCGGCTCGTACGCCTGCGCGCCACGCTCATGCAGGACGCGTATCCGCGCGGCTACGGCATGCTCGCGATACTCGGCCTGAACGAACGCGAGGTTGCGGGTGTGATCGAAAAGGTTCGCGAGGAGGCTCGCGCCGATGCCTACATCGGCAATCTGAATGCGCCGCGGCAAATCGTCGTATCGGGCAGCAATCAAGCGCTCGACGCCGTGCGCGAAGCCGCGCTCGCACGCGGCGCGCGCAAGGCGGACCGGCTCGCGGTGAGCGTGCCGTCGCATTGCGTGTTGCTCGACGACGCGGCCGTGCGCCTCGCCGAAGCGGCCGACAAGGTGCGCTTCGTCGCGCCGCGCATCGCTTACGTGGGCAACCGCGGCGCGCGCGCGCTCGGGCGCGCCGATGCGATCCGCGAAGACCTCGCGACGAACCTGCGTTATCCGGTACGCTGGCACGATTCGACGATCGCGCTTGCCGAGCGCGGCGCTAACGTGTTCGTCGAAATGCCGCCCGGCCGCACGCTCACGCAGCTTCTCGCCGAAGCCCTGCCCGATGTGCCGGGAATCGCGATGGATGCGTCGCCGGTGGCATCGACTGCGGCGCGCGTGCGCGCGGCATGCCGCCGCGCGGATGAATGA